Genomic DNA from Theobroma cacao cultivar B97-61/B2 chromosome 3, Criollo_cocoa_genome_V2, whole genome shotgun sequence:
GGTTTATACCAAACCGTTCAGCAATGGACTTTGACTATGCACATTACATGCTGACCGAAGGGAGGAAGGTCAAAGAGAACCAGACAGTGTGCTCACCTGCCAGGGAGGCCTACAGGAAGCAGCTGGCTGAAACCTTGAACATGAATAGGACCCGAATCTTGGCTTTCAAGAACAAGCCACCAACACCTGTTGAGCTCTTCCCTTCAGAGCACTCAACTTCTTCTGTTCACCCTACCAAATCTGCAAAGCCACGAAGACACATCCCACAGGTAAGCATAGCATGCCATGTGCATTTGATTAGTTCAGACATTGAATATTGGTTCCACAGACACTTAAATGTTGTGACTATAATTTGATTCTTCAGAGTTCTGAGAGAACATTGGATGCTCCTGACCTTGTGGACGACTTCTACCTGAATTTATTGGATTGGGGCAGCAGCAATGTTCTAGCAATAGCACTTGGAAACACTGTGTATTTGTGGGATGCTTCAGATAGTTCTACCTCAGAACTTGTTACTGTTGATGATGAAAATGGCCCAGTAACAAGTGTTAGTTGGGCTCCTGATGGTAGGCATATTGCCATTGGCTTGAACAACTCTGAAGTACAGTTATGGGATTCTGCTTCCAACCGACAGGTTTGTTGTTATACGCATCTCTGAAGTTTTTGCAGCTTCTTCTGTTTCATTCTTCCGTCATTTATTCTGACATAGTTCCTTACCTTGTTCCTGCAGCTGCGTACTCTGAGAGGGTGTCACAGGTCAAGAGTGGGTTCACTGGCATGGAATAATCACATTCTTACAACAGGAGGAATTGATGGTCAGATAGTTAACAATGATGTAAGAATTAGATCCCATGTTGTTGAAACCTACAGAGGACACCAGCAAGAGGTTTGCGGTCTCAAATGGTCAGCTTCTGGACAACAACTAGCTAGTGGAGGCAATGATAATCTTGTTCACATATGGGACAGGTCCATGGCATCATCAAATTCACCAACACAATGGCTACACAGGTTGGAGGATCATACTTCTGCAGTCAAAGCCCTTGCCTGGTGCCCTTTCCAGAGCAATTTGCTGGCCACTGGTGGAGGTGGAGGAGATAGAACCATTAAGTTTTGGAACACACATACAGGTGCATGCTTGAATTCGGTGGATACCGGCTCTCAGGTGTGTGCTTTGCTGTGGAACAAGAATGAGAGGGAGCTTCTGAGCTCTCATGGATTCACTCAGAATCAATTAGTTCTTTGGAAATATCCATCAATGGTGAAGATGGCAGAGCTAACTGGTCATACATCTAGAGTTCTTTACATGGCTCAAAGCCCGGACGGTTGCACAGTGGCATCAGCTGCAGGGGATGAGACACTGAGATTCTGGAATGTTTTTGGGGTTCCAGAAGTGGCTAAACCTGCTCCAAAAGCGAACCCAGAACCATTTTCTCAGTTGAACCGTATCCGGTGATAAAGAAGAAGACTAGGAGAACCGATGGTGGTGGATTTCGAGGATTTCCCTTGAGTTTTACACCCTAGCTCTGCCAGTTTGTCCAGTGCTAGTTCCTTCAAAACCAGCAGCAATTTATCCAAGGTACTTTTTGATAGAAGATTGATAACAAGTTTCGAAACGTTTTTACCGAGTGCTTCCCTTATTGGTTCGTGTTTTGTTTTGTGCAGGTGATGGTGCGAATGTTAGTCAAGTTTCACTTCACCCAGGGCAATTGTCGGTCAGCATACAAAGTAGGAAATCAGTGGGTGGAATTATGTGCAAACTGAGAGAGTCTAAGGTTTTGTTGGGTCGGGGTTTTTGGAGATACCTTTTTGATGTTAATCCCCACTTGTAtgttcttttcaacttcatagtgaaatttttttcctcaCTCCCGTGGACGTAGGCTTTAAAAGCCGAACCACGTAAAATTTTGCATcttctttttgattttattttgttagtttACTGTTTATTCTGAATCTTCATATAAAATTGAGATACTtaatttgattaggatttttaGGGCTTAAATAGGAGAAATAAGACCCAGGAGAGACAAGAACAAACACCACATGTGATAAGGATTCTAAATCAAATTTCAGTATCAAACTTCCGAATCAGTTTCCGTATTTCTCAACAAAGAAgagaatgtttttttttttctcttctgtTTCTACAACTAATTTAAGCGGCAGAAGAACAATTAAAGCAATCACTTGTCAAAAAGTTTTCTTAAGTTTTCAACTTCACATTTAAGTTGCTCAACTTTTACAAGATATAAAGTTTAGGTTATCATATTCTCTTCTTGTTGGGAGGATCAAAACTTTAAGGCACAATCAATTCACATTTCATCTAacataaatcttaaaattcAAAGATCAAATCTACACTGCTTACTTTTCATAATGTGATCGCAGCATAATTTCAACATATTCATTCAGATAATAAGCATATGGCTCCTAAATCTGTTTCATTCCAATCTTAAAAATCTGTTTTCAATGAACAAAATACATTAGTTCTGTCATTTTAGTAGCATGCTTCGAACATTTAACACCGAAACCTATTTTAATTTACGTTCACTGTTTTTTGAATGAGGTTGAGATCTGAattagaaattatgaaatgctaTGAATGAAATGCTAGATTATGATCAGTTGTGGAAAGTGTACAAgaaaatgatttattatttgtaaTCTCTTTCATACTTATCCAATTCATCAGTAGTAGAAGTTTGGACCCATCTAGTGCACGGGTGGTAAACATGTTGTATGGAACTCTGAACAATCGATAGCACCCTGCTATCCCTCTTTCATACGTTAAGATGCATCAACAGAGTTTGAGATGAATTATGAATTCCTTTTgaataagttttgaaaatattcattaatgttatataaatgtaaataatataagttctaattttgaatatctttttaaagtaaatttataaaattatcatttattctatgtattataaatatttgaatcaTTATTTCGATTTAGTTTCTCAATTGAACTATAATATTACTTGTTGAAAATCCTTCGAACATACGAATAGTCGTTGAAAGTATcccaaattttattttcaatcttTCATAATGGCATTAGTTTTGCACAAATAATATTATCCATCAACTTAGTATAGTTTTTATGAACTTTTCAATTAAAGTCCTAACTTTCAACTTCTGTCTAGATGATTAAACACTTGATATCCCTATGCGCCTATGTACAGTGGACACCACGATAATAAGAAATTTAACCCCCTAAAATTACCATTTACTTGTCACAAcaagtttaaattaatttgtaagaaaaaaaaaaaatcagtctTGAGTTAGCGCAACAGAACTAACAGCTTTAACTGTTTGGAGATTCCGACCGTAAACCCAATCGAACACTTCCAAACTTATCCATTGACTTACCAAACAGAAAAacaaacaaggaaaagaaaacttgGGACTTACTCCTATTTTTGAGTTGACATTGCTTCTTCTACAAATGTGGTTGTTTAGCAGGAAAGGGGCATCTGGGTTCTCAGCTACTACTACAGCTGAGGAAGCCACTCAAGGAATTGATGGCACTGGCCTAACCGCCATCGTCACAGGTCCTTCTCTTTACTCTATTCTCACccaaagaaaacaacaaaaaagaaggaaatccTTTCCACTCCATTTTTTCTGCATTCTGGGTGATGATTAGTTCATGGTTTCCATGCCCAATATAACAATTTTCTGCAATTTGTTtcattgaaaatgataattagtgctatatttgaaaataattgctTGTATTGCATAATTTTTGGAGGTGTCATCTCTAGAATATGAGCAAGAAGGGAAGGAACGTGGGAACACTGCTTTAACCTATGTTTTTGGATTTACTTCGCTGAGCTTGTTGATGTTCACCAAGATAAAGCCATAGTATACTGTGAAAGAAGGATAAAAGTtctgataaaaaataaagtagatAGAAAGACGGGTTCATTTGAAAAACGTATAGGTTTCTCATCAGGCAGTAGTTGTTTTTCAGGGGGATCTAGTGGTATTGGCACTGAAACTGCACGTGTTCTTGCGTTGCGCGGTGTCCACGTAGTTATGGGGGTCAGGAATATGACTGCAGGCAGGGGAGTCAAAGAAACAATAGTTCAGCAAAACCCCAATGCAAAAATTGATGCAATGGAGTTAGATCTGAGTTCAATGGCATCAGTAAGGAAATTTGCTGCAGATTTCAAATCCTCGGGTCTTCCGCTCAACATCCTCATGTAAGATAAACTGAGTAAAAGACAACTGACTCGCTCTCTCCCCTGTTTTTGTTTATCTCTTAGCTGTTTAACAAGATATGCCAATGTTTATATCTTCGAACAATATGACTTATTATTAACAGAAATACATTCTTATTTTAACAAGTAACAACGCAGGGATCATGGCGACATCATTCATGCTTTCCAAAGATGGGATAGAATTACAATTCGCGACAAACCACATGGGTAAAGTCGTAAAGACATTGATTTGCGTGGTTTCGTGAAAAGAGACACATAGTATGGTTATATGTCAACTTGGGGAGGCATTCAACCGAGCGTGTATTCTTTCTTACAAGAGTCTGTTTCCTTTAGCAGGACATTTTCTTCTAACAAATCTATTGTTGGAAACCATGAAGAAGACAGCTGATGGAAGTAAGACAGAAGGAAGAATTGTAAATGTCTCATCACGCCGTCACAAATTCTCATATCCAGAAGGGATTCGATTCGACAAAATCAATGATCAATCAGGGTAACACCATCTGTATGCATTccataattaaatcataactGAATCACATAATGGAAATGTCTTTACTTCTTTGTGAACTTGACTACAGGTACAACAGTGTATCTGCATATGGTCAGTCAAAGCTTGCCAATGTCTTGCATGCTAATGAACTTGCAAGACGTTTAAAGGTGCCTTGCTTGTTCAGGGATGATTATTACACCAGTGACACTATCTGTTAACAATTtaatacttattttttttccttgaattatataagttaatttttttttatatatttttttctctgcTAAAATGGTTGGCTTGGCTGTCTGGTGCATTTGTTCATTCTTGGCCCAATGGGGGGTGTACtagtttaaattattttactctttaGCAATGATCTTGGAAACCATATTGGGGACATGATTGTGCTTATACAGTGGAATTTACGATATAAAGAGTACAGG
This window encodes:
- the LOC18605595 gene encoding short-chain dehydrogenase TIC 32, chloroplastic; amino-acid sequence: MWLFSRKGASGFSATTTAEEATQGIDGTGLTAIVTGGSSGIGTETARVLALRGVHVVMGVRNMTAGRGVKETIVQQNPNAKIDAMELDLSSMASVRKFAADFKSSGLPLNILINNAGIMATSFMLSKDGIELQFATNHMGHFLLTNLLLETMKKTADGSKTEGRIVNVSSRRHKFSYPEGIRFDKINDQSGYNSVSAYGQSKLANVLHANELARRLKEDQVAITANSIHPGVIATNLFRHLSFLSGLVGLFGKYVIKNVEQGAATTCYVALHPQVKGRTGLYFADCNVAETSVQANDSELAWKLWDFSLSLVNKRPHT
- the LOC18605594 gene encoding cell division cycle 20.2, cofactor of APC complex: MDAGSLNSFSNLKGQSRCPLQEQLLQRRNSKENMDRFIPNRSAMDFDYAHYMLTEGRKVKENQTVCSPAREAYRKQLAETLNMNRTRILAFKNKPPTPVELFPSEHSTSSVHPTKSAKPRRHIPQSSERTLDAPDLVDDFYLNLLDWGSSNVLAIALGNTVYLWDASDSSTSELVTVDDENGPVTSVSWAPDGRHIAIGLNNSEVQLWDSASNRQLRTLRGCHRSRVGSLAWNNHILTTGGIDGQIVNNDVRIRSHVVETYRGHQQEVCGLKWSASGQQLASGGNDNLVHIWDRSMASSNSPTQWLHRLEDHTSAVKALAWCPFQSNLLATGGGGGDRTIKFWNTHTGACLNSVDTGSQVCALLWNKNERELLSSHGFTQNQLVLWKYPSMVKMAELTGHTSRVLYMAQSPDGCTVASAAGDETLRFWNVFGVPEVAKPAPKANPEPFSQLNRIR